Proteins found in one Odocoileus virginianus isolate 20LAN1187 ecotype Illinois chromosome 10, Ovbor_1.2, whole genome shotgun sequence genomic segment:
- the MCAM gene encoding cell surface glycoprotein MUC18 isoform X2, which translates to MGRSGLICAFLLAVCCCSRRAAGVPGEAEQPEPELVEVEVGHTALLKCGLSHAQGNLSHVDWFSVHKEKRTLIFRVRQGQGQSEPGEYQNRLSLQDKGTALALTGITPHDDRIFTCQGRRRAQEHRIRLRVYKAPEEPSIQVNTLGISVNSEEPVEVATCIGRNGYPVPQVTWYKNGQSLKEEKNRVHIQSFQTEESSGLFTLRSVLQAQVSKEDKDAQFYCELSYRLPSGNHMKESKEVTVPVFYPAERVWLEVEPEGLLKEGDRVEIRCLADGNPQPHFSIIKQNLNTRETEEERTDDNGVLVLDPAQKEHSGHYECQGLDLESTASLQSDRQELVVNYVSDVRVSPAAPESQEGSSLTLNCEAESNQDLQFQWLREKTGKLLAKGQMLQLHKLKREEGGGYRCLASVPSVPGLNRSQLVNVAVFGPPWMALREKKMWVKENSVLNLSCEASGHPRPSIVWSVHGTASEQDQEPQSVLSVLNVLVTPELLETGAECVASNSLGRNTTIIFLELDSNRTTNLSTSTISPPARANGTSTEKKLTEPESKGVVIVAVTVCVLVLALLGAVLYFFYKKGKLPCGRSGKQEITLPPSRKSEFVVEVKSDKLPEEMGLLQGSNGDKRAPGDQGEKYIDLRH; encoded by the exons GTGTGCCCGGAGAGGCCGAGCAGCCGGAGCCCGAGCTGGTGGAGGTGGAAGTGGGCCACACGGCCCTTCTGAAGTGTGGCCTCTCCCATGCCCAGGGCAACCTCAGCCACGTGGACTGGTTTTCT GTCCACAAGGAGAAGCGGACGCTCATCTTCCGTGTGCGTCAGGGTCAGGGCCAGAGCGAGCCTGGGGAGTACCAAAACCGGCTCAGCCTCCAGGACAAAGGGACTGCTCTGGCCCTGACCGGCATCACGCCCCACGATGACCGCATCTTCACGTGCCAAGGCAGGCGCCGGGCTCAGGAGCACCGCATCCGGCTCCGCGTCTACA AAGCTCCGGAGGAGCCAAGCATCCAGGTCAATACCTTGGGCATTTCTGTGAACAGTGAGGAGCCTGTGGAG GTTGCCACCTGCATCGGAAGGAATGGGTACCCTGTTCCTCAAGTCACCTGGTACAAGAACGGCCAGTCACTGAAGGAGGAGAAGAATC gggtccaCATCCAGTCATTCCAGACAGAGGAGTCGAGTGGTCTGTTTACCTTGCGCAGCGTTCTGCAGGCACAGGTGTCCAAGGAGGACAAAGATGCTCAGTTTTACTGTGAGCTCAGCTACCGGCTGCCCAGTGGGAACCACATGAAAGAATCTAAGGAGGTCACCGTCCCTGTTTTCT ACCCAGCAGAGAGAGTATGGTTGGAAGTGGAGCCTGAGGGGTTGCTGAAGGAGGGGGACCGTGTGGAAATCAGGTGTTTGGCTGATGGCAACCCCCAGCCCCACTTCAGCATCATCAAGCAG AACCTCAATACCAGGGAGACGGAGGAAGAGAGGACGGATGACAACGGGGTCCTGGTCTTGGATCCCGCCCAGAAGGAGCATAGTGGCCACTATGAATGTCAGGGCCTGGACTTGGAGAGCACGGCATCGCTGCAGAGCGACCGACAGGAGCTGGTGGTGAAct ATGTGTCTGATGTCCGGGTGAGCCCCGCAGCCCCCGAGAGCCAGGAGGGCAGCAGCCTCACCCTGAACTGTGAGGCCGAGAGCAACCAGGACCTTCAGTTCCAGTGGCTGAGAGAAAAG ACAGGCAAGTTACTGGCAAAGGGGCAGATGCTCCAGTTACACAAACTGAAACGGGAGGAAGGGGGAGGCTACCGCTGCCTGGCCTCTGTGCCCAGCGTTCCCGGCCTGAACCGCTCCCAGCTGGTCAACGTGGCCGTTTTTG GGCCCCCGTGGATGGCATTAAGGGAAAAGAAGATGTGGGTGAAGGAGAACTCGGTGCTGAATCTGTCCTGTGAAGCCTCGGGGCACCCTCGGCCCAGCATCGTGTGGAGCGTCCACGGCACG GCAAGTGAGCAAGACCAGGAGCCTCAGAGTGTCCTGAGTGTCCTGAACGTCTTGGTAACCCCAGAGCTGTTGGAGACAGGCGCTGAGTGCGTGGCCTCCAACTCCCTGGGCAGAAACACCACCATCATTTTCCTGGAGCTGG ACTCCAACAGAACCACCAACCTCAGCACCTCCACCATCAGCCCCCCTGCCAGAGCCAACGGCACCTCAACAG AGAAGAAGCTGACAGAGCCCGAAAGCAAGGGTGTGGTCATCGTGGCTGTGACCGTGTGTGTCCTGGTCCTGGCCTTGCTGGGCGCTGTCCTCTATTTCTTCTACAAGAAGGGCAAGCTGCCATGTGGACGGTCAGGCAAACAAGAGAT cacGCTGCCCCCGTCTCGTAAGAGCGAATTTGTAGTTGAAGTTAAGTCAGATAAGCTCCCAGAAGAGATGGGCCTCCTTCAGGGCAGCAACGGTGACAAGAGGGCTCCAGGAGACCAG GGAGAGAAATACATCGATCTGAGGCACTAG
- the MCAM gene encoding cell surface glycoprotein MUC18 isoform X1: MGRSGLICAFLLAVCCCSRRAAGVPGEAEQPEPELVEVEVGHTALLKCGLSHAQGNLSHVDWFSVHKEKRTLIFRVRQGQGQSEPGEYQNRLSLQDKGTALALTGITPHDDRIFTCQGRRRAQEHRIRLRVYKAPEEPSIQVNTLGISVNSEEPVEVATCIGRNGYPVPQVTWYKNGQSLKEEKNRVHIQSFQTEESSGLFTLRSVLQAQVSKEDKDAQFYCELSYRLPSGNHMKESKEVTVPVFYPAERVWLEVEPEGLLKEGDRVEIRCLADGNPQPHFSIIKQNLNTRETEEERTDDNGVLVLDPAQKEHSGHYECQGLDLESTASLQSDRQELVVNYVSDVRVSPAAPESQEGSSLTLNCEAESNQDLQFQWLREKTGKLLAKGQMLQLHKLKREEGGGYRCLASVPSVPGLNRSQLVNVAVFGPPWMALREKKMWVKENSVLNLSCEASGHPRPSIVWSVHGTASEQDQEPQSVLSVLNVLVTPELLETGAECVASNSLGRNTTIIFLELDSNRTTNLSTSTISPPARANGTSTEKKLTEPESKGVVIVAVTVCVLVLALLGAVLYFFYKKGKLPCGRSGKQEMERNTSI, from the exons GTGTGCCCGGAGAGGCCGAGCAGCCGGAGCCCGAGCTGGTGGAGGTGGAAGTGGGCCACACGGCCCTTCTGAAGTGTGGCCTCTCCCATGCCCAGGGCAACCTCAGCCACGTGGACTGGTTTTCT GTCCACAAGGAGAAGCGGACGCTCATCTTCCGTGTGCGTCAGGGTCAGGGCCAGAGCGAGCCTGGGGAGTACCAAAACCGGCTCAGCCTCCAGGACAAAGGGACTGCTCTGGCCCTGACCGGCATCACGCCCCACGATGACCGCATCTTCACGTGCCAAGGCAGGCGCCGGGCTCAGGAGCACCGCATCCGGCTCCGCGTCTACA AAGCTCCGGAGGAGCCAAGCATCCAGGTCAATACCTTGGGCATTTCTGTGAACAGTGAGGAGCCTGTGGAG GTTGCCACCTGCATCGGAAGGAATGGGTACCCTGTTCCTCAAGTCACCTGGTACAAGAACGGCCAGTCACTGAAGGAGGAGAAGAATC gggtccaCATCCAGTCATTCCAGACAGAGGAGTCGAGTGGTCTGTTTACCTTGCGCAGCGTTCTGCAGGCACAGGTGTCCAAGGAGGACAAAGATGCTCAGTTTTACTGTGAGCTCAGCTACCGGCTGCCCAGTGGGAACCACATGAAAGAATCTAAGGAGGTCACCGTCCCTGTTTTCT ACCCAGCAGAGAGAGTATGGTTGGAAGTGGAGCCTGAGGGGTTGCTGAAGGAGGGGGACCGTGTGGAAATCAGGTGTTTGGCTGATGGCAACCCCCAGCCCCACTTCAGCATCATCAAGCAG AACCTCAATACCAGGGAGACGGAGGAAGAGAGGACGGATGACAACGGGGTCCTGGTCTTGGATCCCGCCCAGAAGGAGCATAGTGGCCACTATGAATGTCAGGGCCTGGACTTGGAGAGCACGGCATCGCTGCAGAGCGACCGACAGGAGCTGGTGGTGAAct ATGTGTCTGATGTCCGGGTGAGCCCCGCAGCCCCCGAGAGCCAGGAGGGCAGCAGCCTCACCCTGAACTGTGAGGCCGAGAGCAACCAGGACCTTCAGTTCCAGTGGCTGAGAGAAAAG ACAGGCAAGTTACTGGCAAAGGGGCAGATGCTCCAGTTACACAAACTGAAACGGGAGGAAGGGGGAGGCTACCGCTGCCTGGCCTCTGTGCCCAGCGTTCCCGGCCTGAACCGCTCCCAGCTGGTCAACGTGGCCGTTTTTG GGCCCCCGTGGATGGCATTAAGGGAAAAGAAGATGTGGGTGAAGGAGAACTCGGTGCTGAATCTGTCCTGTGAAGCCTCGGGGCACCCTCGGCCCAGCATCGTGTGGAGCGTCCACGGCACG GCAAGTGAGCAAGACCAGGAGCCTCAGAGTGTCCTGAGTGTCCTGAACGTCTTGGTAACCCCAGAGCTGTTGGAGACAGGCGCTGAGTGCGTGGCCTCCAACTCCCTGGGCAGAAACACCACCATCATTTTCCTGGAGCTGG ACTCCAACAGAACCACCAACCTCAGCACCTCCACCATCAGCCCCCCTGCCAGAGCCAACGGCACCTCAACAG AGAAGAAGCTGACAGAGCCCGAAAGCAAGGGTGTGGTCATCGTGGCTGTGACCGTGTGTGTCCTGGTCCTGGCCTTGCTGGGCGCTGTCCTCTATTTCTTCTACAAGAAGGGCAAGCTGCCATGTGGACGGTCAGGCAAACAAGAGAT GGAGAGAAATACATCGATCTGA